CTCTTCGGGCCTGCCGGAGGCGAGCACCGACCCGAAGTCGAGCACCACCACGCGGTCCGAAATGTCCATGACCACGCCCATGTCGTGCTCCACGAGCAGGACCGTGGTTCCCCACTCCTCGCAGATGTCCAGGATGTAGCGGGCCATGTCTTCCGTCTCCTCCAGGTTCATGCCCGCCATGGGCTCGTCCAGCAGGATCAGGTCCGGCTCCGCGGCCAGGGCGCGTCCCAGTTCCACGCGCTTCTGCACGCCGTAGGGCAGCTTGCCCGCCGGGGTGTGGCGGTAGGGCGAGAGGCCGAGAAAGTCGATGACGTCTTCCACGCGGCGGCGGTGCTCGTCTTCGTGGCGGGAGCAGCGGCCCCAGTAGAGCAGGGCCGAGAACAGGCCGTACTTCATGCGGCTGTGGCGGCCGACCATGAGGTTGTCGAGCACGGAAAGGCCCCGGAAGAGCGCGATGTTCTGGAAGGTGCGGGAAAGTCCGCGAGCGGTGCGGGCGTGGGTCGGAACCCCGAGGAGCGGCCCGCCGTCGAGCAGGATTTCACCTTTGTCCGGGGTGTACCGGCCGCTGATGCAGTTGAGCATGCTGGTCTTCCCGGCTCCGTTCGGGCCGATGAGGGAGCAGATGCTCCCCCTCTCGACCTCGAAGCCCACGTCGACCAGCGCGGCGATGCCGCGAAAGGTGAGGGTGACGTCTTTTATTTCAAGCAGCGGTCGTTTGTCTTCTAATGTTGCCATTCGCTTTCAAAGTCCTTCGCCCTCACGATCCTGAATCCCCTGGCCGCGATGGCCGCCTCCACGGGCTTGGGATCGGGAGAGTCCACGCGAAGCACCACGATGCGCATGCCGTCGTGGTAGAAGGTCGCGGTCGAGATGATGCTCATGCCCATGTCCTTGATGACGCCGGATACCTCGTGCAGCACGCCGGTGCGGTCCTCCACCTCGAAGGTGATGCGGGAGCCGCCCTGGTTCATGCCCATCTCCTCGACGAACACGTCGAGCATGATGTTGCGGTTGATGTATCCTAGGAGTTCCCCGGCCTCATCGACCACGGCCAGCCCGGCCAGGTCGTCGTCGGACATGCGCTTGGCCGCGATCTCGATCTCCACGTCGGGGGAGATGACTTCGATGTTCGTGCGCATGATCTTGTCGATGGTCAGCTTGGAGAGCAGGTAGTTCAGCTCATGCCGATCCAGCGACGTCACCAGGCTGGGAAGCGCCCGCGCGATGTCGTTCTTGCGCACGTAGCCGACGAGCTTGTCGCCCTCCATCACCAGGAGCTTCCAGAGGCGGTTTTCCTCCAATAGCTTCTCGGCGTCCTTGACCAGGGTCTTCGGGGTGACGGTGACGAAGTTCTTGAGCATCTTGAGTCCGACGTACATGGCGTATCTCCTTGCGCGAGTCTGCAATGATCCGGTTATTGACTTCCCAGCGTGAGCGTGACCTCTTTTCAGTAAACGGCGTAAACCGACCCGTGAACGGCGTTCGCAGGGTCTCAATTCCTTATGAACCCGGAATTGCGTTATAAGTCAAGGGGGGGAGCGCTCCGAAGCCGGGCCGGGCAGGCTTGCGCGGGCCAGGATGCGAGGCGTGCCAACCTGTTTTGGCCGCGCCGAAAACCAGACGGATCGAAAGATTCTCCGGGCGCGCTCGAGCCT
This sequence is a window from Paucidesulfovibrio longus DSM 6739. Protein-coding genes within it:
- a CDS encoding CBS domain-containing protein, translated to MYVGLKMLKNFVTVTPKTLVKDAEKLLEENRLWKLLVMEGDKLVGYVRKNDIARALPSLVTSLDRHELNYLLSKLTIDKIMRTNIEVISPDVEIEIAAKRMSDDDLAGLAVVDEAGELLGYINRNIMLDVFVEEMGMNQGGSRITFEVEDRTGVLHEVSGVIKDMGMSIISTATFYHDGMRIVVLRVDSPDPKPVEAAIAARGFRIVRAKDFESEWQH
- a CDS encoding ABC transporter ATP-binding protein; translation: MATLEDKRPLLEIKDVTLTFRGIAALVDVGFEVERGSICSLIGPNGAGKTSMLNCISGRYTPDKGEILLDGGPLLGVPTHARTARGLSRTFQNIALFRGLSVLDNLMVGRHSRMKYGLFSALLYWGRCSRHEDEHRRRVEDVIDFLGLSPYRHTPAGKLPYGVQKRVELGRALAAEPDLILLDEPMAGMNLEETEDMARYILDICEEWGTTVLLVEHDMGVVMDISDRVVVLDFGSVLASGRPEEVQRDAGVIAAYLGTQDATFAGR